In Phragmites australis chromosome 16, lpPhrAust1.1, whole genome shotgun sequence, one DNA window encodes the following:
- the LOC133894866 gene encoding uncharacterized protein LOC133894866, giving the protein MADEPIRLDDGSYSTTDRYLIRLFWSFGQCIEAFRHCRPVVCVDATFLSGKFHGTLMTAMATDANNQIIPLAFAMVESENNDSWLWFLTLVRTRVVGNRERVCVISDRNKGLLHALDVLHDSTNCSIAWPDVERRWCMRHLGANLYTRYRSKSLVKRFKGLCLQNQQAKFNEIWRELNETTRKMMADQQAGEDQLRAQMVGGQTIVSRSRGTFSQWIAGKPAERWALIHDTHGARYSIMTTNIAEAFNNVLKGVRGLPLCAIIELTFYRTADYFRDRGNAAMKCSTRFSPKVEQIISRRRSKAHFHRSRIYDLANNDFEVMCRRRYASGYSAGDTVQQCQLGPNEVKCTCNKPKLHHIPCSHVLAACRDIGGNDGSQYVSPYFTIDALRSTWLPKMRSFNIGTNYKSIEGPKWVPYPRARRTDPGRPRSTRLQGDMDEADAVDGLRRCKLCKQPGHDRRTCPTRQ; this is encoded by the exons atggcggatgagccgatcaggctagatgatgggtcatatagcaccactgaccgatacctcattaggttattctggtcctttggacaatgcatcgaagcattcaggcattgtaggccggttgtatgcgtggatgccacatttctaagcggcaagttccatggtacccttatgacagcaatggcgacggatgcaaataatcagatcattcctctcgcctttgcaatggttgagagtgaaaacaatgatagttggctgtggttcctcaccttggtaaggacacgtgtcgtgggaaatagggaacgagtttgcgtcatctcagaccgcaacaagggtcttctgcatgcgttggacgtgctgcatgatagcacaaactgctccattgcatggcctgatgtggagagaagatggtgcatgcgacacttgggtgcgaacctgtacacaaggtaccgcagcaagtcgcttgtaaagagattcaaagggctatgtcttcagaaccagcaggcgaagttcaatgagatatggagagagttaaatgagaccactcgcaagatgatggcagaccagcaagcaggggaggatcaactgcgggcgcaaatggttgggggccaaactatcgttagtcgttcacgtggtacatttagccagtggatagcggggaagccggcggagcgttgggcccttatccatgacactcatggtgccag gtactccatcatgacaacgaacatagcggaggcgttcaacaatgtcctgaagggagtacggggcctcccgttgtgtgccattattgagctcacattctacagaacggcggactactttcgagaccgtggtaatgctgctatgaagtgcagcacacggttttcacctaaggtggagcaaatcatatcaagaaggaggagcaaggcacactttcatcggtcgaggatctacgacttggccaacaatgactttgaggtcatgtgccgccgtaggtatgcttcagggtatagcgccggggacaccgtgcagcaatgtcaacttggacctaacgaggtgaagtgcacatgcaataagccaaaactgcaccatatcccgtgctcgcatgtcttagccgcttgcagggacataggtggcaatgacggatcacagtacgtatcaccgtacttcacgatcgatgcattgaggagcacatggcttccaaagatgcggtcctttaacatcggaaccaactacaaatcgatcgagggccctaagtgggtaccttatccacgagcacgacgcacagatcctggaaggcctagatctacgaggctgcaaggtgacatggatgaagcagatgctgttgatggccttcgcaggtgcaaactttgcaaacaacctggacatgacaggaggacttgcccgacccgtcagtaa